A genomic region of Exiguobacterium oxidotolerans JCM 12280 contains the following coding sequences:
- a CDS encoding SH3 domain-containing protein gives MKKTLLALTTLALVSSATAVEAASTKLTLTENVNIRTAATTSAPIITTLKKGTTVTAVKKSGSWYEIRYQSKKAFITSSYVKAATAAKTTTTAKTTTTTTYITNTAGVNVREKANTASKKVGQLTKNAAVSVKKKTGSWYQIVYKKKTAYVHASLITAKKSTVKTTSKPPVTTPVATAVKAVDATKQYTVNASGGLNARLAASASAQIYKTIPNKTLLTVTGTVDAWYQIKLDGKVLYVATSYVAATAKETPPATNGVSIIPVDQAKTYTVNAPSGLNVRTAPTTSSQVFTQVAHGSTVQVMGETTGSTAGWYQIKIGTGYYYVAKSYITTGTVATTPPVTPPPVLTVPASGVMERAISIGQQYLGTPYVWGSSSPINGGFDCSGFINYTLNTAGYKVGRTNVNGYWNNDLYLGQKLSKLRQPVRGDIIFFENTYAAGPTHIGIMLNNDQFIHANTPSLGISRLSEKYWTQKLLGFKAL, from the coding sequence TTGAAAAAGACACTTCTCGCTTTGACGACGCTCGCGTTGGTCAGTTCAGCGACCGCGGTCGAAGCCGCCTCCACAAAGTTAACGTTAACCGAAAATGTCAACATCCGAACTGCTGCCACTACTTCCGCACCTATCATCACAACCTTAAAAAAAGGTACAACGGTAACCGCTGTTAAAAAGTCAGGTTCTTGGTACGAAATTCGGTATCAATCGAAAAAAGCATTCATTACTTCAAGTTATGTGAAAGCAGCTACTGCTGCAAAAACGACGACGACAGCTAAAACGACGACGACAACGACCTACATAACGAATACAGCTGGTGTCAATGTTCGTGAGAAAGCGAATACGGCTTCTAAAAAAGTCGGACAACTTACTAAAAATGCAGCCGTGTCCGTCAAAAAGAAAACCGGTTCTTGGTATCAAATCGTCTACAAGAAAAAGACGGCATACGTTCATGCCAGTCTCATCACTGCGAAAAAATCAACCGTCAAAACGACATCGAAACCACCAGTGACGACACCTGTCGCAACAGCCGTTAAAGCCGTTGATGCGACCAAACAATATACGGTCAATGCAAGTGGCGGATTGAATGCCCGCTTAGCAGCATCGGCGTCGGCACAAATCTACAAAACGATTCCGAATAAAACGCTCTTGACGGTGACGGGTACGGTCGACGCCTGGTATCAAATCAAGCTCGACGGAAAAGTCCTCTACGTCGCCACGAGTTATGTTGCTGCAACAGCAAAAGAAACACCGCCTGCGACGAATGGCGTCTCAATCATTCCGGTCGATCAAGCCAAAACCTATACCGTCAATGCACCGTCAGGGTTGAACGTCCGGACGGCACCGACGACTTCCTCACAAGTCTTCACCCAAGTTGCCCACGGTTCGACCGTCCAAGTGATGGGTGAAACGACCGGTTCAACAGCCGGTTGGTACCAAATTAAAATTGGGACAGGTTACTATTATGTCGCGAAAAGCTATATCACGACCGGGACTGTTGCAACGACTCCGCCTGTAACACCGCCTCCTGTCTTGACTGTCCCTGCTTCCGGTGTCATGGAACGGGCGATTTCAATCGGTCAACAGTATCTCGGGACACCGTACGTTTGGGGGTCGAGTAGCCCAATCAACGGCGGATTCGATTGCTCGGGTTTCATCAACTACACGTTGAATACGGCCGGTTACAAAGTCGGGCGGACGAACGTCAATGGCTACTGGAACAACGACCTGTACCTCGGTCAAAAGCTGTCGAAATTACGTCAGCCGGTCCGGGGAGATATCATCTTCTTCGAGAATACGTATGCCGCAGGTCCGACCCACATCGGAATCATGTTGAACAATGACCAATTCATCCATGCCAATACACCGTCACTCGGCATCAGTCGCCTGTCGGAAAAGTACTGGACTCAAAAATTACTGGGCTTTAAAGCCCTCTGA
- a CDS encoding cation diffusion facilitator family transporter: protein MGEFITLLRRGNRSALTAGIVNSIIAIIKTIAYTLTGNVAMFAEMMHSLGDAANQFFVFIGSALSKKAPTKRFPNGFGRLVNLVLLGAILFVGIMAYETIHEGIGHIIDPSESTGFWITLSVLFAGVLLESAVFFKAMKEIAHDAKLTAKGPRLILESFRSLKQAKPATRLVFLEDLVATAGGIVAMIAVVISHVTPYHQAEGIASVLIGLMMFYVVGNVFLQNAAGALGEADETMAARLGGLIMQDPDVRDISKLEVIKEGDHFHVEVEIEIDPAMTVAQADDIKDRLELQLRIQQDITDVTIGFDEDDQVQQYIVSTNEDR, encoded by the coding sequence ATGGGAGAATTCATTACATTATTACGACGAGGAAATCGTTCGGCATTAACAGCCGGAATCGTCAACTCCATCATTGCCATCATCAAGACCATTGCCTACACCTTAACCGGAAACGTTGCGATGTTCGCCGAAATGATGCACTCACTTGGCGACGCCGCGAACCAGTTCTTCGTCTTCATCGGTTCAGCGCTCAGTAAAAAAGCACCGACAAAACGCTTTCCGAATGGCTTCGGTCGACTCGTCAACCTCGTTCTGCTCGGCGCAATTTTATTCGTCGGCATCATGGCTTACGAAACGATTCATGAAGGAATTGGACACATTATCGACCCATCGGAGTCAACGGGCTTCTGGATCACCCTATCTGTCTTATTTGCCGGTGTCCTCCTTGAAAGTGCTGTCTTCTTTAAGGCGATGAAAGAAATTGCCCACGATGCCAAACTGACAGCAAAAGGACCACGTCTCATTCTCGAAAGTTTTCGATCATTAAAACAAGCGAAGCCTGCGACACGACTTGTCTTCTTAGAAGATTTAGTCGCGACGGCTGGTGGCATCGTCGCGATGATCGCCGTCGTCATTTCACATGTGACGCCTTATCATCAAGCGGAAGGCATCGCCTCTGTCCTCATCGGTCTGATGATGTTTTATGTCGTCGGTAACGTTTTCTTGCAAAACGCTGCCGGAGCACTCGGTGAAGCCGATGAAACGATGGCGGCACGGCTCGGTGGTTTAATCATGCAAGATCCTGACGTCCGTGATATCAGTAAACTTGAAGTCATCAAAGAAGGTGACCACTTCCACGTCGAAGTCGAGATTGAAATCGATCCGGCGATGACCGTAGCGCAAGCGGACGACATTAAAGACCGACTCGAACTGCAGCTTCGCATCCAACAAGACATCACGGATGTCACGATCGGTTTTGATGAGGACGATCAAGTCCAGCAATACATCGTCTCGACAAACGAAGACCGATGA
- a CDS encoding FUSC family protein, which yields MGGQSLQIGPRTIKTGLAVILALVISNLFNLSPILPGISAATTLLPSVYQRWKQFLEEAEANLIGAFLTLLALWILGANPANPLAIGIVIMAAISILLAFGFGRTIPHVVLMIIVILESVEGATEPLWQIVLIRYLLVMLGIACALGVNALIFPPRYGNVYYQKASKLFEKLLVVTRAIAFEGKVAPYRPAIDKMSKSLRETQQLFNLHREEVRGTRQKHVPLLRNIIILQHMQSCLERSVATAERFREREQALSNIADDLRSELFYHVMHIAQRQEKVLLTYDLLLTEEPLAMEDLVKENIAFVKHSFLDRDELEEEEIMEILPIVVAMNEWIQELEAFEKRLHGALKRHATSLSIEQKSVRDKTFNRFKRKKAIDESQK from the coding sequence ATGGGAGGTCAATCCTTACAAATTGGACCACGTACCATCAAAACAGGACTAGCCGTTATTTTGGCATTAGTTATTAGCAATCTCTTTAACTTAAGCCCGATTTTACCTGGGATTTCGGCAGCAACGACATTGTTGCCTTCTGTTTATCAAAGATGGAAACAATTTTTAGAAGAGGCGGAGGCCAACTTGATCGGTGCCTTTTTAACGTTACTCGCCTTATGGATTCTCGGAGCGAATCCTGCGAACCCACTTGCGATCGGCATTGTCATCATGGCAGCGATTTCCATCCTGCTGGCGTTCGGATTCGGTCGGACGATTCCTCACGTCGTCTTGATGATCATCGTTATCTTGGAGAGTGTCGAAGGGGCGACAGAACCGCTTTGGCAAATCGTTTTGATACGGTATTTACTCGTGATGCTCGGGATTGCGTGTGCCCTCGGTGTCAATGCATTGATTTTCCCGCCACGGTACGGGAACGTTTATTATCAAAAAGCCTCAAAACTATTTGAGAAGCTGCTCGTCGTCACGCGGGCGATCGCTTTTGAAGGGAAGGTCGCTCCGTATCGCCCGGCAATCGACAAAATGAGTAAATCCCTACGCGAGACCCAACAATTATTTAACTTGCACCGGGAGGAAGTACGAGGGACACGCCAAAAACATGTCCCGTTGCTTCGTAACATCATCATCTTACAACACATGCAGTCGTGCTTGGAACGGAGTGTCGCGACGGCGGAACGTTTCCGGGAGCGGGAACAGGCCCTGTCGAACATCGCCGATGACTTACGCAGTGAATTGTTCTACCACGTCATGCATATCGCCCAGCGGCAGGAGAAAGTCCTGTTGACGTATGATTTATTGTTGACGGAAGAACCGCTCGCGATGGAAGACTTAGTGAAAGAAAATATCGCCTTCGTTAAACACTCTTTTCTCGATCGTGATGAGCTCGAAGAGGAAGAAATCATGGAAATTTTACCGATCGTCGTCGCGATGAATGAATGGATTCAAGAACTTGAAGCTTTTGAAAAACGGCTTCATGGCGCGTTAAAACGGCATGCGACGTCATTATCGATTGAACAGAAATCAGTCCGGGACAAAACATTTAATCGGTTTAAACGTAAAAAAGCGATTGACGAAAGCCAAAAGTAA
- a CDS encoding LLM class flavin-dependent oxidoreductase: MKLSILDQSPVSKGQSPSEALQETVDLAKTADELGYTRLWVSEHHFAKTLAGSSPEVLIAYMAAVTKQIRLGSGGVMLPHYSPYKVAENFRVLEGLAPNRIDLGLGRAPGGMPLATRALQEGSSPRFGGADYGEQLDDLVDYLKDGAPADHRFAGLVATPEVDTTPEAWLLGSSGGSALNAAQRGFGFAFAHFINGQGGQDVMDYYRHNFMATTFNETPQTLVSIFVTCAETTEEAERLASSLDLSLLLLEKGVSSTGTPTPEEAAAYQYSFQDQFRIAENRKRMIVGNPEDVARQLQELADSYGTDEVMIASMIADKEAKQQSLRLIMDAVKATV, translated from the coding sequence ATGAAATTAAGTATATTGGATCAATCACCTGTCTCAAAAGGACAAAGCCCGTCAGAAGCATTACAAGAAACCGTCGATCTTGCGAAAACAGCAGATGAGCTCGGTTACACACGTCTTTGGGTATCGGAACACCACTTCGCGAAGACACTTGCCGGGTCGAGCCCGGAAGTCTTAATTGCCTACATGGCAGCTGTGACGAAACAAATCCGTCTTGGTTCAGGTGGCGTCATGTTACCTCATTACAGTCCTTACAAAGTTGCGGAGAACTTCCGTGTCTTAGAAGGGCTTGCCCCGAACCGGATTGACCTTGGGCTTGGCCGGGCACCGGGCGGCATGCCACTTGCGACACGTGCCTTACAAGAAGGTTCGTCGCCACGATTCGGAGGTGCCGACTACGGCGAGCAGCTTGACGATCTCGTTGATTACCTTAAAGACGGAGCACCGGCCGATCACCGTTTCGCAGGACTTGTCGCGACACCGGAAGTCGATACGACACCGGAAGCGTGGTTGCTCGGATCAAGTGGCGGGAGTGCGTTAAATGCAGCACAACGCGGATTCGGTTTCGCCTTCGCTCACTTCATCAACGGACAAGGCGGACAAGACGTGATGGATTATTACCGTCATAATTTCATGGCGACAACGTTTAATGAAACACCACAGACACTCGTCTCGATTTTCGTGACGTGTGCCGAAACGACGGAAGAAGCAGAACGGTTAGCATCAAGTCTCGACCTGTCACTGCTCTTACTCGAAAAAGGGGTTTCGTCAACCGGCACACCGACTCCGGAAGAAGCCGCAGCATACCAGTATTCGTTCCAAGATCAATTCCGGATTGCCGAAAACCGGAAACGGATGATTGTCGGAAATCCCGAAGACGTTGCCCGTCAATTGCAGGAACTCGCCGATTCATATGGAACGGACGAAGTGATGATTGCTTCGATGATTGCCGACAAAGAAGCGAAACAACAATCGCTCCGTCTCATCATGGACGCGGTCAAAGCAACGGTTTAA
- a CDS encoding pyridoxamine 5'-phosphate oxidase family protein translates to MSTNQEAVETVKKLVDKIETAMLTTVSDEGLVSRPMQTQDIEFDGDLWFLTSKETGKYNEILKNPSVNVAYVDKSYVSIRGKAEIVEDVARKKELWSPRYEAYLGTSYEDPKVVLIKIDTEAAEYWETGNTTKSVKQVLKKVTGNDDSSEINKTVDLT, encoded by the coding sequence ATGTCAACGAATCAAGAAGCAGTCGAAACGGTCAAAAAATTAGTCGATAAAATCGAAACGGCGATGCTGACGACAGTGTCAGATGAAGGTCTTGTCTCGCGTCCGATGCAAACACAGGATATCGAGTTCGATGGCGATCTCTGGTTCCTCACTTCAAAAGAAACAGGGAAATACAATGAAATCTTAAAAAATCCGAGTGTCAACGTCGCCTATGTCGACAAATCATACGTCTCGATTCGCGGGAAAGCAGAAATCGTCGAAGATGTCGCCCGCAAAAAAGAACTATGGAGTCCACGGTACGAAGCGTATCTCGGGACAAGCTATGAAGATCCGAAAGTCGTTTTAATCAAGATTGATACGGAAGCTGCCGAGTACTGGGAAACGGGAAACACGACTAAGTCTGTCAAACAAGTCCTGAAGAAAGTCACAGGAAATGATGACTCGAGTGAAATCAACAAAACCGTTGATTTGACGTAA
- a CDS encoding aromatic amino acid hydroxylase: MSTPIIPSHLQPHVAPQHYEDYTPTDHAVWRYVMRLNLNTLQHTAHPAYLEGLAASGISPERIPDVREMTANLSRGGWGTVAVDGLIPGVAFFDFQGHGLLPIATDIRKVDNILYTPAPDILHEAAGHAPILMNPTYAEFVRRFGEIGAHAFNHKAEHDVFKALKKLTIVKESPFSTPEDIEQAEIGLAETRTHVTGISEANEISRLFWWTVEFGLIGDLDDPQIYGAGLLSSVGESRHCLTDAVKKHPFSLAKALATKHDVTSMQKELFVCESFEQLRDALEEFAQTMSYVRGGRHGLIKAVESGNLSTLIFTSGLSLVGVPAAQETFETLDLVRFTGPTALAANGEVLEGQSQTEHPNGFTLLHGEELNAVLEQVEVGERLDWVEGTLQLTGHVAAIEQVNGKRAIAVLKDVRLTKNGVTELFDQLDLVIGAITSTFPGTEVEALKPIPETVEFERIERPLTAADPIFEAVRAIREGQASQSRLSQLIDQTLVQLPDAWLLRLELLELADEVDQPRLLDDLERLKQTSPERDELITRGIKMLDLVRA; this comes from the coding sequence ATGTCTACACCAATCATTCCAAGTCACTTACAACCACACGTCGCACCACAGCATTACGAAGATTACACGCCAACGGATCATGCGGTATGGCGCTACGTCATGCGCTTGAATTTAAATACATTGCAACATACGGCACACCCGGCGTACCTCGAAGGGCTCGCTGCTTCAGGAATCAGTCCGGAACGTATTCCTGATGTCCGCGAGATGACGGCGAACCTCAGTCGCGGTGGTTGGGGAACGGTCGCCGTTGACGGTTTGATTCCAGGGGTCGCTTTCTTCGACTTCCAAGGGCACGGTCTCCTGCCGATCGCAACCGACATTCGAAAGGTCGATAACATTCTTTACACACCAGCACCGGACATTCTGCACGAAGCGGCAGGACACGCACCGATTTTGATGAATCCGACGTACGCTGAATTTGTCCGCCGCTTCGGTGAAATCGGAGCACATGCCTTCAATCATAAAGCAGAACATGATGTCTTTAAGGCGCTGAAAAAATTAACGATTGTCAAAGAAAGTCCATTTTCAACACCGGAAGACATCGAGCAAGCTGAAATCGGACTCGCGGAAACACGTACCCATGTCACAGGGATTTCGGAAGCCAATGAAATTTCACGGCTCTTTTGGTGGACGGTCGAGTTTGGTTTAATCGGCGACCTCGATGACCCGCAAATTTACGGGGCAGGCCTTCTGTCCTCAGTCGGGGAAAGCCGGCACTGCTTGACGGATGCCGTCAAGAAACATCCGTTTTCACTCGCGAAGGCGCTCGCAACAAAACATGACGTCACGAGCATGCAAAAAGAATTGTTCGTCTGTGAATCATTTGAACAATTGCGTGATGCATTAGAAGAGTTTGCGCAGACGATGTCATACGTCCGTGGCGGGCGTCACGGCCTCATCAAGGCGGTCGAGTCAGGTAATCTGTCGACGCTTATCTTTACGTCCGGTCTCTCGCTCGTCGGTGTTCCAGCAGCACAAGAAACATTCGAAACACTTGATCTCGTTCGATTTACTGGACCGACGGCACTTGCAGCGAATGGCGAAGTGCTAGAAGGTCAATCCCAGACGGAGCATCCGAACGGCTTTACGCTCTTACACGGGGAAGAATTGAATGCGGTTCTCGAGCAAGTCGAAGTCGGCGAGCGACTTGACTGGGTTGAAGGGACGTTACAATTGACGGGGCATGTCGCAGCAATCGAGCAAGTGAACGGCAAACGTGCCATCGCCGTCCTGAAAGACGTTCGATTGACGAAAAATGGTGTGACGGAGTTATTCGACCAACTGGATCTCGTGATCGGTGCGATTACGTCAACTTTCCCGGGAACAGAAGTCGAAGCCTTAAAACCGATTCCGGAAACCGTTGAATTTGAACGGATCGAACGTCCATTGACGGCAGCTGATCCGATTTTCGAAGCTGTTCGTGCGATTCGTGAAGGTCAGGCGAGTCAGTCGCGTCTGTCACAGCTGATTGATCAGACACTTGTCCAGTTACCGGATGCCTGGTTACTCCGGCTTGAACTGCTTGAACTGGCAGATGAAGTCGACCAACCGCGTCTCCTCGACGACCTCGAGCGCCTGAAGCAGACGTCACCGGAACGCGACGAGTTGATCACGCGTGGCATCAAGATGCTTGATCTCGTTCGTGCATGA
- a CDS encoding MGMT family protein, whose product MTPFTQDVVALIRAIPAGRVATYGQIARLAGNPRAARQVVRILHSMSQAERLPWHRVVNAKGEISQGIEQQLALEAEGIIFQSDGKLVLPDYQM is encoded by the coding sequence ATGACCCCCTTCACGCAGGACGTCGTAGCGCTCATTCGTGCGATTCCCGCAGGACGTGTCGCGACATATGGTCAAATCGCGCGTCTTGCTGGAAATCCCCGGGCGGCTCGCCAAGTCGTCCGGATTCTGCATAGTATGAGTCAGGCGGAACGTTTACCATGGCATCGCGTCGTCAACGCCAAAGGCGAGATTTCACAAGGGATAGAACAGCAACTTGCATTAGAAGCGGAAGGCATCATTTTTCAATCGGACGGCAAGCTCGTGCTGCCGGATTATCAAATGTAA
- a CDS encoding helix-turn-helix domain-containing protein codes for MLGQRIKGLRKAKKMTQSDVADGIMTKSMLSMIENGKATPSLPALQAVARRLHVSIDELLIDPRAIEMKQVIEKINAPTGDYYGEEQIADMLAPYLEPAIDSYWQGRIYEMYGNALRFSNTEQGLHYFDLAEEIYKRLELRDEQISVQISKVYFLFFLRRYEEAYRKVDAMMIHQDVPLAPETFLDYQMLQALRVSVNEDNWSQSIDFLREGIRYMREKGVYSDVSNYHRLLALFLSLDGDFEAADHELELLEHFFLFTEATAFERILVELTKGTIAVHREDYEGVQYARERLVEVNIEACIHYIGYFEVYLCLWKDSKETLPFGLQSGVTNIWRGAHLWQVGGEYDHAMMLYALALAMRAGVGMDRRAEVEEMTKQLSPGRFKQEIEQILAELS; via the coding sequence ATGCTTGGACAACGGATTAAAGGTTTACGAAAAGCAAAAAAAATGACGCAGTCGGATGTCGCAGACGGCATCATGACGAAATCGATGCTCAGTATGATTGAAAATGGTAAAGCGACGCCGTCTTTACCGGCATTACAAGCAGTCGCCCGGCGCCTGCATGTTTCAATCGACGAGTTGTTGATTGACCCCCGTGCCATTGAAATGAAGCAGGTGATTGAAAAAATCAATGCGCCGACAGGTGACTACTATGGGGAAGAACAGATCGCCGACATGCTTGCACCCTATTTAGAACCGGCGATTGATTCTTACTGGCAAGGTCGCATCTATGAGATGTATGGAAACGCATTACGTTTTTCGAACACGGAACAGGGCTTACATTATTTCGATTTAGCGGAGGAAATTTACAAGCGGCTTGAATTACGGGATGAACAGATCAGTGTGCAAATCTCGAAAGTCTATTTCTTATTTTTCCTGCGCCGTTACGAAGAGGCGTACCGGAAGGTGGATGCGATGATGATTCATCAGGACGTCCCACTTGCACCTGAAACGTTTCTTGACTATCAAATGTTACAGGCTCTCCGCGTCAGTGTGAACGAAGACAACTGGAGTCAGTCGATTGATTTTTTACGGGAAGGCATCCGTTATATGCGGGAAAAAGGCGTCTACAGTGACGTCAGTAACTATCACCGGTTGCTGGCGTTGTTCTTAAGTCTAGACGGAGACTTTGAGGCGGCCGACCATGAACTGGAATTACTGGAACATTTCTTTTTGTTCACGGAAGCAACAGCGTTCGAACGGATTCTTGTCGAGTTGACGAAAGGGACGATTGCGGTGCACCGAGAGGACTATGAAGGCGTCCAGTATGCGCGGGAAAGACTCGTTGAAGTCAATATTGAAGCGTGTATTCATTACATCGGATACTTCGAAGTCTATCTGTGTTTATGGAAGGACTCAAAAGAGACACTCCCGTTTGGCCTGCAAAGCGGTGTCACTAACATTTGGCGCGGTGCACATTTATGGCAAGTTGGCGGTGAATACGATCACGCGATGATGTTATATGCGCTCGCATTAGCGATGCGCGCCGGAGTCGGAATGGACCGTCGGGCAGAAGTGGAAGAAATGACGAAACAACTGTCACCGGGACGATTCAAACAAGAAATCGAGCAGATCTTAGCGGAATTGTCGTAA
- a CDS encoding MFS transporter, with translation MSKNLQRLLFGKFCSLFATSLFTFVAGLTVLRETSSGLQFALVLLAGTLPRILLSPVAGVLSDRWNRKKIIVTTEATSAFILAGFAGYATFFPVHTIHYMIVSALLTALSTFLSVTLMSSLPRLLDDTELQRGNSLISSISSLSSIVAPMLAGFLLAFAPIHLFTLLPLSLFSLAALWNMRLTFRVIPAVHEESPPSMWADFQSGYRYLFKQRVLTTLILMALVLNFFFIALEVIYPIILLDRLNVTPFQFGTIEAALGLGLLLSSLLLALPRFTIKHPLMTLFQSVALVGVLFLSPLLPLLGIVPSSWTFAYFLLFSFTVGFIILRSNIPIQLLVQRQTDPAYLGRVIGVLESLAMGITPIGILLFGLLSDYVSLNLILGISSSGLLVTVGIGFFHLRHDIRAERLTKNQIAEPEKTSTSVS, from the coding sequence ATGTCGAAAAATTTACAACGGCTCCTGTTTGGTAAGTTTTGTTCGTTGTTCGCAACAAGTCTCTTTACGTTCGTCGCGGGTTTGACCGTATTACGGGAAACGTCATCCGGGCTGCAATTCGCACTCGTCTTACTTGCCGGAACACTGCCGCGGATTCTGTTATCGCCCGTTGCCGGCGTACTGTCCGACCGCTGGAACCGCAAAAAAATCATCGTCACGACCGAGGCGACAAGTGCCTTCATACTCGCCGGATTTGCCGGGTATGCCACCTTTTTTCCGGTCCATACGATTCATTATATGATCGTCAGTGCTCTTTTAACGGCTCTTTCGACCTTTCTTTCCGTCACCTTGATGAGTTCCTTACCCCGCTTGCTCGACGATACGGAACTGCAACGTGGTAATTCCCTCATTTCAAGTATCAGTTCCCTTTCGTCGATTGTCGCTCCGATGCTAGCCGGTTTCCTCTTAGCCTTTGCACCGATCCATCTTTTCACGCTTTTGCCGCTTAGCTTGTTTTCTCTCGCTGCGCTGTGGAACATGCGGCTGACGTTTCGCGTCATCCCCGCCGTTCATGAAGAAAGCCCGCCATCGATGTGGGCAGATTTTCAGTCAGGTTATCGTTATTTATTTAAGCAACGTGTATTGACGACGCTCATCTTGATGGCACTTGTCTTGAATTTCTTTTTCATCGCCTTAGAAGTCATCTATCCCATCATTTTGCTCGATCGTCTTAACGTTACACCATTTCAGTTCGGAACGATTGAAGCCGCTTTAGGTCTCGGTCTCTTGCTCAGTTCACTGCTTCTTGCGCTCCCTCGCTTCACGATCAAACATCCATTGATGACGTTGTTCCAGTCAGTTGCTTTAGTCGGGGTGTTATTTCTTTCACCGCTGTTACCGTTACTCGGAATCGTTCCGTCGAGCTGGACATTTGCTTATTTTCTCCTCTTCTCCTTTACGGTCGGGTTCATCATCCTCCGGTCAAACATTCCGATTCAACTGCTCGTCCAGCGGCAAACCGATCCGGCTTACTTAGGACGTGTCATCGGTGTCCTAGAATCGCTCGCAATGGGGATTACGCCAATCGGGATATTGTTATTCGGCTTGTTAAGTGATTACGTCTCGCTCAATCTGATCCTCGGAATCAGTTCGTCCGGTTTACTCGTGACGGTCGGGATTGGATTTTTCCATTTACGCCATGACATCCGGGCAGAACGCCTTACGAAGAATCAGATCGCTGAACCTGAAAAAACGTCCACCTCAGTAAGCTGA